Proteins co-encoded in one Gehongia tenuis genomic window:
- a CDS encoding FtsK/SpoIIIE domain-containing protein: MRFHKLYKGNRIRASDRSLVVRSLGGRLACLFLAVVLLLNINTLLHTDWNTVSLFHNGSIKLTVTPYMIVSLIAAVLVCALAALLYARYQPDRIKQLCHRQKLSRMILENGWYESEQSQDGGFFKDLPASRSKENITHFPKMYYRLENGLIHILAEITLGKYQDQLLHLEKKLETGLYCELVSKELKDSFVEYVLLYDTIANRITIDEVQAAGGSLRLMKNVYWEYDKLPHMLIAGGTGGGKTYFILTIIEALLRTNAELYVLDPKNADLADLSAVMPEVYYRKEEITDCIDRFYEGMMEQSETMKLMDGYKTGENYAYLGLPPHFLIFDEYVAFMEMLTTKENALVLNKLKQIVMLGRQAGYFLILACQRPDAKYLGDGIRDQFNFRVALGRMSELGYSMMFGEVDKDFFLKQIKGRGYVDTGTSVISEFYTPLVPKEHDFLTVIGELAEKEVKKEATGTSP, from the coding sequence ATGCGATTTCACAAGCTCTATAAAGGCAACCGTATCCGAGCCAGTGACAGGTCGCTGGTGGTGCGGTCATTGGGCGGTCGGCTGGCGTGCCTGTTTCTTGCGGTCGTGCTGCTTTTGAATATCAATACGCTGCTGCATACAGACTGGAACACGGTTTCGCTATTTCATAATGGCAGCATAAAGCTCACGGTCACACCCTACATGATAGTATCTCTCATAGCGGCGGTGCTGGTGTGCGCCTTGGCTGCGCTCCTGTACGCCCGTTACCAGCCGGACAGGATAAAGCAGCTCTGTCACCGTCAAAAACTGTCACGGATGATACTGGAAAATGGCTGGTATGAGTCCGAGCAGTCACAGGATGGCGGCTTTTTTAAAGACCTGCCTGCCAGCAGGTCAAAGGAGAATATCACCCACTTTCCCAAAATGTACTATCGCTTGGAAAATGGACTTATTCACATACTGGCAGAAATCACCTTGGGAAAATATCAAGACCAGCTCCTGCACTTGGAAAAGAAGCTGGAAACAGGCTTGTACTGTGAGCTGGTTTCCAAAGAGCTGAAAGACAGCTTTGTAGAGTATGTGCTGCTCTATGACACCATTGCCAACCGTATCACCATAGACGAGGTACAGGCGGCAGGTGGCAGCCTGCGGCTCATGAAAAATGTGTATTGGGAGTATGACAAGCTCCCTCATATGCTGATTGCTGGCGGCACTGGCGGCGGTAAGACCTACTTTATCCTTACCATCATAGAAGCACTCCTGCGTACCAACGCTGAATTGTATGTGCTTGACCCGAAGAACGCTGACCTTGCCGACCTGTCCGCTGTTATGCCCGAAGTCTACTACCGAAAGGAGGAAATCACAGACTGTATCGACCGCTTTTATGAGGGCATGATGGAACAAAGCGAAACCATGAAGCTCATGGACGGTTACAAAACGGGAGAAAACTATGCCTATTTAGGTCTGCCGCCCCACTTCCTCATTTTTGACGAGTATGTGGCGTTTATGGAAATGCTGACGACAAAAGAAAACGCTTTGGTCTTGAATAAGCTGAAACAGATTGTCATGCTTGGGCGGCAGGCAGGCTATTTTCTCATTCTCGCCTGCCAGCGACCTGACGCTAAATATCTTGGTGACGGTATCCGTGACCAGTTCAATTTCCGGGTTGCACTTGGCAGGATGTCAGAGCTTGGGTATTCTATGATGTTCGGTGAGGTAGACAAAGACTTTTTCTTAAAGCAGATCAAAGGGCGTGGCTACGTGGATACGGGAACGAGTGTCATATCAGAGTTTTACACTCCCCTTGTACCCAAAGAGCATGACTTTTTAACGGTGATTGGGGAGCTGGCAGAAAAGGAGGTAAAAAAAGAAGCTACGGGAACATCCCCATAG
- a CDS encoding helix-turn-helix domain-containing protein: MMIYIDLENFLKEKNISKNKVCEACKLQRTQLNNYCKNKVTRVDLAILARLCEFLDCTPNDILKLR, from the coding sequence ATGATGATATACATTGATTTAGAAAATTTTTTGAAAGAGAAGAATATCAGTAAAAATAAAGTCTGTGAAGCGTGTAAGTTGCAGCGGACACAGCTTAACAACTACTGTAAAAACAAAGTCACCAGAGTAGACCTTGCGATACTTGCCAGATTGTGTGAATTTCTTGACTGCACGCCAAATGACATATTGAAATTACGCTAA